The proteins below are encoded in one region of Populus alba chromosome 2, ASM523922v2, whole genome shotgun sequence:
- the LOC118042183 gene encoding probable mitochondrial import inner membrane translocase subunit TIM21: MQHIRRCSGPLRSQKGLSLFLGRKILKRVPDVGLAAFSTSMVAQRGALCNSVTRLPKSDYVRHFSANANHLTKDILRHNGIPAIYGGQPNREYLVGLRSSFQIMETHGESTINICFARSFASKASKKETHKQSETKKDVSTVEDPFDAPTYNIPEKPVTFTEGASYSIIILAGLGVAAAAAYAVFKELIFEPKEYKIFNKALKRIQDDSQVRVRIGSPITGYGQESRNRAARQRIPNRIFTDEDGVEHVQINFYIRGPHGAGKVSAEMFRDKVDKQWKYTYLIVEVMQPSRSQLILESYMPAPVAT, encoded by the exons ATGCAGCATATCAGGAGATGCAGTGGTCCTTTGAGATCTCAAAAAGGGTTGTCTTTATTTTTGGGCAGAAAAATTCTTAAGAGAGTACCTGATGTGGGTTTGGCGGCCTTTTCAACATCCATGGTTGCACAAAGAGGTGCACTTTGCAATTCAGTCACTAGG TTGCCAAAGTCAGATTACGTGAGACATTTTAGTGCCAATGCCAACCATTTGACTAAG GACATACTTCGGCATAATG GTATCCCTGCTATCTATGGAGGTCAGCCTAATAGAGAATACTTGGTTGGCCTTAGGTCATCCTTTCAAATCATGGAAACCCATGGGGAAAGCACCATTAATATTTGCTTTGCTAGATCTTTCGCATCGAAAGCTTCAAAGAAAGAGACGCATAAACAATCCGAG ACCAAAAAAGACGTATCTACTGTTGAGGATCCTTTTGATGCTCCAACATACAATATCCCAGAGAAGCCTGTGACGTTTACAGAAGGTGCTTCCTACAGCATTATAATTCTTGCAGGACTTGGTGTTGCAGCTGCTGCGGCTTATGCTGTTTTTAAGGAGCTGATATTTGAACCGAAAGA GTACAAGATCTTTAACAAGGCTCTGAAAAGGATTCAAGATGACAGTCAG GTCAGAGTGAGAATTGGATCTCCTATTACAGGTTATGGTCAGGAAAGTAGAAATCGTGCTGCTCGCCAACGTATTCCCAATAGGATCTTTACTGATGAAGATGGTGTAGAGCATGTCCAG ATCAATTTCTATATTCGTGGGCCGCATGGTGCTGGGAAGGTTTCTGCTGAAATGTTCAGAGACAAAGTGGACAAGCAGTGGAAATATACATATCTAATTGTGGAGGTCATGCAACCTTCACGATCCCAATTGATTCTGGAGTCTTATATGCCAGCGCCAGTGGCCACGTAA
- the LOC140955288 gene encoding uncharacterized protein encodes MANAPKETDSQSFNDTNPTNKYLNFSDPFNPFRIENGDNPAAALVSELLTADNYVSWSRAISRALRAKNKLAFVNGTLSKPTDISDPLFEAWERCNDLVVSWLQNSVSPSVKSSLVLVEDSRVLWLELRDRFTHQNGPRIFQLKRDLASLSQNQDNISTYFGHLKTLWDELAIYDPLPDCLCGKLKILHDRYDRDCVIQFLMGLSDAYSNSRDQIMLLDPVPSLNRVFSMIQQQERQHLMIPSIKTPDLMAMMAKPIFTSSKNFSRSTSQKTNRPYCSYCKLPGHSLENCFKVGNADPPQCTHCNMTGHIADKCYKLHGYPPGHKLYTRNNSKGIAATVTQSRALSDDDHEEDSTESMMLTRSQYQQLLSLLHSKETSSAMASLSVTQPSSSTPNPHVSNSRVSATVSYQVKLPNGQDVPVTHIGVDLTSWTTIGMGEVRTGLYHLLRSRVSPSALVDALPHLHPSPSFPSASATHTTSLCDLWHYRLGHISLSRLALITDPNITHNQTFHNPIPCSICPLAKQRRVSFPTSTHSALHKFDLVHCDIWGPNSVIAVDGSRFFLTIVDDHSRTTWVYMLRNKSDTRTYKQALKDPGWCKAMDTELAALEANHTWQIMDLPPGKVPIDCKYVYKIKYHSDGSVERLKARLVARGFTQLEGVDYQETFSPVAKLVTVRCLLATASVKGWHLHQFDVNNAFLHGDLHEDIYMNKPPGYTKGSPTQVCKLLKSLYGLKQASRQWYSKFSNVLFAAGFSQSKADYSLFTRDINGTFVVILVYVDDILVASSDITVVQELKSIFHKHFQIKDLGPLRYFLGIEVARSSKGIYICQRKYTLDILVDSGTLGSTPAKVPMQQNLNLTQTTGTPLSDPSIYRRLIGRLLYLTVSRPDICYSVNNLSQFMANPTDAHLHAAHKVLCYLKGAPGQGLLFSSSSSLHLEAYCDSDWASCPDTRRSISGYCIFLGSLISWKSKKQSVVSKSSAEAEYRSMAVTCTELSWLKYILSALHVQHLQPVFLHCDNQAAIHIAANPVFHERTKHIELDCHLIRDQIQAGHVCTRYISSSNQLADIMTKALSSSVLNFHLSKMGIVNFYSPSCGGY; translated from the exons ATGGCCAACGCTCCTAAAGAAACTGATTCTCAGTCTTTCAATGATACAAACCCCACAAACAAATATCTCAATTTTTCTGATCCTTTCAATCCATTCCGAATTGAGAATGGTGATAATCCAGCTGCTGCTCTTGTTTCTGAACTCTTAACTGCTGATAATTATGTCAGTTGGTCTCGTGCGATTTCTCGAGCTCTTCGCGCGAAGAACAAACTTGCTTTTGTTAATGGTACATTGTCTAAACCTACTGATATCTCAGATCCTCTTTTTGAAGCTTGGGAGAGATGCAACGACTTGGTTGTTTCATGGCTACAAAATTCTGTAAGTCCTTCTGTCAAATCCAGCCTTGTTTTAGTTGAGGATTCAAGAGTATTATGGCTGGAACTCAGAGATCGTTTTACTCACCAAAATGGCCCTCGAATCTTCCAACTTAAACGTGATTTAGCCAGCTTATCTCAAAACCAAGATAACATCAGTACCTATTTTGGTCACCTCAAAACATTATGGGATGAACTTGCTATCTATGACCCTCTTCCCGATTGTTTGTgtggaaaattaaaaatcctTCATGATCGTTATGACCGTGATTGTGTCATTCAATTCCTTATGGGTTTATCTGATGCATACTCAAACAGTAGAGATCAGATCATGCTACTTGATCCTGTCCCATCCCTTAACCGTGTGTTCTCCATGATCCAACAACAAGAACGACAACATTTGATGATTCCTTCTATCAAAACCCCTGACCTTATGGCAATGATGGCCAAACCAATTTTTACCTCTAGCAAAAATTTCTCCAGGTCTACTTCCCAGAAAACTAATCGCCCATACTGTTCTTATTGCAAGCTTCCTGGTCAttctcttgaaaactgtttCAAGGTTGGAAATGCTGATCCACCACAATGCACTCATTGTAATATGACTGGCCATATTGCGGACAAATGTTATAAATTGCATGGCTACCCACCTGGTCACAAACTTTATACAAGAAATAATAGTAAAGGTATTGCAGCAACTGTTACTCAATCCCGAGCACTCTCAGATGATGATCATGAGGAAGATTCAACTGAATCAATGATGCTTACCAGGAGTCAATACCAACAATTACTTTCTCTTTTGCATTCCAAGGAGACTAGTTCAGCCATGGCTTCACTATCTGTTACACAACCATCTTCTTCCACTCCCAATCCTCATGTCAGCAACTCTCGTGTTTCTG CCACTGTTTCCTACCAAGTTAAACTTCCAAATGGCCAAGATGTTCCTGTTACTCACATTGGTGTC GACTTAACATCATGGACAACGATTGGGATGGGTGAAGTTAGAACTGGTCTGTATCACCTTCTCAGGTCTCGGGTGTCACCCTCTGCTTTGGTTGATGCATTGCCTCATCTCCATCCTTCACCTTCATTTCCTTCTGCTTCCGCTACTCACACTACTTCCTTATGTGATTTATGGCATTATCGTTTAGGACACATTTCCCTTTCTAGATTAGCTTTAATCACTGATCCTAATATCACACATAATCAAACATTTCATAATCCAATACCATGTTCCATTTGTCCTTTGGCTAAGCAGCGACGTGTTTCTTTTCCAACTTCTACACATTCTGCCTTACATAAATTTGATCTTGTCCACTGTGATATATGGGGTCCTAACTCAGTTATTGCAGTGGATGGTTCACGTTTCTTTCTTACAATTGTTGATGACCACTCTCGGACAACATGGGTTTATATGCTTAGAAATAAATCTGATACCAG AACATATAAGCAAGCTCTTAAAGACCCTGGATGGTGTAAAGCCATGGACACTGAATTAGCAGCCTTGGAGGCCAATCACACTTGGCAGATTATGGATTTACCTCCTGGCAAAGTTCCCATTGATTGCaaatatgtttataaaattaagtatcaTTCTGATGGGAGTGTTGAACGTCTTAAAGCAAGACTTGTGGCTCGCGGTTTCACCCAACTTGAGGGAGTGGATTATCAAGAGACTTTTTCTCCTGTGGCTAAATTGGTTACCGTGAGGTGTCTCTTAGCTACTGCCTCAGTTAAAGGTTGGCATTTACATCAATTCGATGTAAATAATGCGTTTTTGCATGGGGACTTGCATGAAGATATCTACATGAATAAACCTCCTGGCTACACCAAAGGATCCCCTACTCAAGTCTGTAAATTGCTCAAAAGCttgtatggtctcaaacaagcttCAAGGCAATGGTATTCCAAATTTTCTAATGTTCTTTTTGCTGCAGGTTTCTCTCAATCCAAGGCTGATTATAGCCTTTTCACCCGTGACATTAATGGCACTTTTGTTGTTATTCTTGTTTATGTCGACGATATACTGGTTGCAAGTAGTGACATTACTGTTGTGCAAGAATTGAAATCCATTTTTCACAAGCATTTTCAGATCAAGGACCTTGGCCCTTTACGCTACTTTCTCGGCATAGAGGTTGCAAGATCCTCCAAAGGCATTTATATTTGCCAACGGAAATATACATTGGATATTCTTGTAGATTCTGGCACCTTAGGCAGCACCCCTGCTAAGGTTCCAATGCAACAAAATCTCAACCTTACTCAGACCACAGGCACTCCCTTATCTGATCCCAGTATTTACCGACGTCTTATTGGCAGGCTCCTTTATCTTACAGTCTCTCGACCTGATATTTGTTATAGTGTCAACAATTTGAGCCAATTCATGGCTAATCCTACTGATGCACATTTACATGCAGCTCACAAAGTTCTTTGTTACCTTAAGGGTGCACCAGGTCAGGGGCTTTTATTTTCCAGTTCTTCCTCTTTACATCTTGAGGCTTATTGCGATTCTGATTGGGCTTCTTGCCCTGATACCAGACGTTCTATTAGTGGCTACTGTATTTTTCTTGGCTCTTTGATCTCATGGAAATCTAAGAAACAATCTGTGGTCTCTAAGTCTTCGGCAGAGGCCGAATACCGTTCCATGGCTGTCACCTGCACTGAATTATCCTGGCTGAAATACATTCTGTCTGCACTCCATGTCCAACATCTACAACCAGTTTTCTTACACTGTGACAACCAAGCTGCTATCCATATTGCGGCAAATCCAGTATTCCATGAGAGGACTAAACACATTGAACTCGACTGCCATCTTATTCGAGATCAGATTCAGGCTGGCCACGTCTGCACTCGTTATATCTCCAGCTCTAATCAACTTGCTGATATCATGACAAAGGCTCTATCATCCTCTGTTCTCAATTTTCATTTATCCAAGATGGGCATCGTAAATTTTTACTCTCCATCTTGCGGGGGGTATTAG
- the LOC118042187 gene encoding transcription factor DUO1, giving the protein MPSIRKMEGFKKEEIRKGPWKAEEDEVLIMHVKKYGPRDWSSIRSKGLLQRTGKSCRLRWVNKLRPNLKHGCKFSAEEERVVIDLQAEFGNKWARIATYLPGRTDNDVKNFWSSRQKRLARILQTSGTPSSSNSKPQKSKNEFPVFQHVPTLEAPMFSSSMEEESSSKACSSSYLDNPEQIRMMPLPSLVKTDFPDGYANLGRYEPLSTIRFPQIPEPQPGLLFSPESHELLARLDDPYFLNVLGTADAPELGDAAPFSLGPPLFDPVSSCMNRATDVKNHVTPDTLFDEFPSDMFDHIEPLPSPSEW; this is encoded by the exons ATGCCTAGTATCCggaaaatggaaggatttaagaaggaagaaataagaaaagGGCCATGGAAAgcagaagaagatgaagtgctgattatgcatgttaaaaaatatggtCCTAGAGATTGGAGCTCTATTCGGTCCAAAGGCCTTTTACAACGAACTGGCAAATCTTGTCGTCTTCGTTGGGTTAACAAGCTTAGACCCAACTTGAAACA TGGGTGCAAGTTTTCAGCAGAGGAAGAGAGGGTGGTGATAGACTTGCAGGCAGAATTTGGGAACAAATGGGCTAGAATCGCCACGTATTTGCCTGGAAGGACTGATAATGACGTGAAGAATTTCTGGAGTAGTAGACAGAAGAGGCTGGCTAGGATTTTGCAGACTTCAGGAACACCTTCCTCTTCTAATTCCAAGCCTCAGAAGAGTAAGAATGAATTTCCCGTCTTTCAACATGTTCCCACTTTGGAG GCTCCAATGTTCAGTTCTTCAATGGAGGAAGAGTCATCCTCGAAGGCTTGTTCATCATCCTACTTGGATAACCCTGAACAGATAAGAATGATGCCATTACCGTCTCTGGTTAAGACTGATTTTCCAGACGGTTATGCAAATCTTGGTCGGTATGAGCCCCTGTCAACGATTCGCTTCCCTCAGATCCCAGAGCCCCAACCAGGCCTTTTATTCTCACCGGAAAGCCATGAGCTCCTGGCTAGGCTGGATGACCCTTACTTTCTCAATGTGCTTGGAACCGCAGATGCTCCTGAACTTGGAGATGCAGCACCATTTTCACTTGGGCCTCCATTGTTTGATCCAGTATCAAGTTGTATGAATAGGGCAACGGATGTGAAGAATCATGTGACCCCAGATACCCTCTTCGATGAGTTTCCATCGGACATGTTTGATCATATTGAACCGCTTCCAAGTCCTTCAGAGTGGTGA
- the LOC118042184 gene encoding uncharacterized protein — protein sequence MDAPLPENNTTNDSIHLQNVVVMRHGDRIDSLEPLWVTTASRPWDPPLVEAGRIRAFCTGRKLKTDLGFPIHRVFVSPFLRCIQTASEVVSALCAVGDGPDVVSSRGVTIDSSKLKVSIEYGLCEMLNREAIRSDCAPKDGNFGFNISELEAMLPTGTVDHAVKPVYEELPQWEETVMGARTRYEQIIKALTDKYPLENLLLVTHGEGVGVSVSAFLKDISVYEVEYCAYSQLRRSLVHEKKSFTAGEFEVLTHNGQSGISYCCASPTATGAMHDEM from the exons ATGGACGCTCCCTTACCAGAAAATAACACCACCAACGATTCTATACACCTGCAAAACGTTGTCGTAATGAGACACGGTGACCGGATCGACAGCCTCGAACCGTTATGGGTCACAACAGCCTCTAGACCGTGGGATCCACCACTCGTGGAAGCGGGTCGGATCAGAGCTTTTTGTACTGGTCGGAAACTTAAAACGGATCTTGGGTTCCCTATCCACCGGGTCTTTGTTTCTCCTTTCCTACGATGTATCCAGACCGCCTCCGAGGTCGTCTCTGCCCTCTGCGCCGTCGGCGATGGTCCTGACGTTGTTAGTAGTCGCGGTGTCACCATCGATTCCTCTAAACTCAAG GTCTCTATTGAGTATGGTTTGTGTGAGATGTTGAATAGGGAAGCCATCAGAAGTGATTGTGCGCCCAAAGACGGCAACTTTGGATTCAATATCTCTGAGCTTGAAGCTATGCTACCAACTGGGACAGTGGATCATGCTGTGAAACCAGTGTATGAAGAG CTGCCGCAATGGGAAGAGACTGTGATGGGTGCAAGGACTAGATATGAACAAATCATTAAGGCGCTTACGGATAAATACCCTTTAGAAAACTTGCTGCTTGTCACACACG GGGAAGGAGTAGGAGTTTCAGTTTCTGCATTTTTGAAAGACATATCAGTTTATGAGGTAGAGTACTGTGCATATTCACAACTAAGAAGATCTCTTGTCCACGAAAAGAAGTCATTTACTGCTGGAGAGTTTGAGGTGCTCACTCATAATGGTCAATCTGGCATCAGTTACTGTTGTGCAAGCCCTACGGCCACTGGCGCCATGCATGATGAAat GTGA
- the LOC118042180 gene encoding chaperone protein dnaJ A6 isoform X1 produces the protein MFGRAPRRSDNTKYYEVLGVSKGASQDELKKAYRKAAIKNHPDKGGDPEKFKELSQAYEVLSDPDKRDIYDQYGEDALKEGMGPGGGGGGGHNPYDIFESFFGGGGFGGGGSSRGRRQKQGEDVVHPLKVSLEDLYNGTSKKLSLSRNILCAKCKGKGSKSGASGTCRGCQGTGMKVSIRQIGMGMIQQMQHVCPECRGSGELISEKDKCPHCRGNKVTQEKRVLEVHVERGMRHDQKIVFEGQADEAPDTITGDIVFVLQLKEHSKFERKMDDLFVEHSVSLTEALCGYQFALTHLDGRQLLIKSNPGEIVKPGQYKAINDEGMPHHNRPFMKGKLYIHFNVVFPESGTLTPEQCHTLETILPPRQSKNLSEMELDNCEETIMHDVNMEEEKRQKQQQRQQQEAYDEDDDEEESPMPRVQCAQQ, from the exons ATGTTTGGGCGTGCTCCAAGGAGGAGTGACAACACCAAGTATTATGAGGTTCTGGGTGTGTCAAAGGGTGCAAGTCAAGATGAACTGAAGAAGGCTTATAGGAAAGCTGCCATAAAGAATCATCCTGATAAAGGTGGAGATCCTGAAAAG TTCAAGGAGTTGTCTCAAGCTTATGAAGTCCTTAGTGATCCAGATAAAAGAGATATTTATGATCAATATGGGGAAGATGCACTTAAGGAGGGGATGGGAcctggcggcggcggcggcggcggtcATAATCCATATGATATATTTGAATCATTTTTTGGTGGAGGTGGTTTTGGTG GTGGTGGCAGCTCAAGAGGAAGAAGGCAGAAGCAAGGTGAAGATGTAGTGCACCCTCTGAAGGTTTCCTTGGAGGATTTGTACAATGGAACTTCCAAGAAACTCTCTCTTTCTAGAAACATTTTGTGTGCCAAATGTAAAGG GAAAGGCTCAAAGAGTGGAGCCTCTGGGACATGCCGTGGCTGCCAAGGTACTGGAATGAAAGTTTCAATCCGACAGATTGGAATGGGCATGATCCAACAAATGCAACATGTGTGTCCTGAATGCAGAGGCTCAG GTGAGCTAATTAGTGAGAAGGATAAATGCCCTCATTGCAGAGGGAATAAGGTAACACAGGAAAAGAGGGTGCTGGAAGTGCATGTTGAAAGGGGAATGCGACATGACCAGAAGATAGTTTTTGAAGGTCAAGCTGATGAAGCT CCTGACACAATTACAGGggatattgtttttgtattgcaACTGAAAGAGCACTCCAAGTTTGAACGGAAAATGGACGATCTCTTTGTGGAACACTCTGTCAGTTTAACAGAGGCTCTTTGCGGGTATCAATTTGCCCTTACCCATCTCGATGGTCGGCAGCTTCTTATTAAATCAAATCCTGGGGAGATCGTAAAACCTG GTCAATACAAAGCAATTAATGATGAAGGAATGCCACATCATAATAGGCCCTTCATGAAGGGCAAGCTCTATATCCATTTTAATGTGGTGTTCCCCGAATCGGGGACTCTAACCCCTGAGCAGTGCCATACTTTAGAGACTATATTACCCCCAAGGCAAAGCAAAAACTTGTCAGAGATGGAGTTGGATAATTGCGAAGAGACAATTATGCATGATGTCAATATGGAGGAGGAGAAAAGGCAGAAACAGCAGCAGCGCCAGCAGCAGGAGGCATatgatgaggatgatgatgaagaagaatcaCCTATGCCCCGAGTGCAGTGTGCCCAGCAGTAA
- the LOC118042180 gene encoding chaperone protein dnaJ A6 isoform X2, producing MGPGGGGGGGHNPYDIFESFFGGGGFGGGGSSRGRRQKQGEDVVHPLKVSLEDLYNGTSKKLSLSRNILCAKCKGKGSKSGASGTCRGCQGTGMKVSIRQIGMGMIQQMQHVCPECRGSGELISEKDKCPHCRGNKVTQEKRVLEVHVERGMRHDQKIVFEGQADEAPDTITGDIVFVLQLKEHSKFERKMDDLFVEHSVSLTEALCGYQFALTHLDGRQLLIKSNPGEIVKPGQYKAINDEGMPHHNRPFMKGKLYIHFNVVFPESGTLTPEQCHTLETILPPRQSKNLSEMELDNCEETIMHDVNMEEEKRQKQQQRQQQEAYDEDDDEEESPMPRVQCAQQ from the exons ATGGGAcctggcggcggcggcggcggcggtcATAATCCATATGATATATTTGAATCATTTTTTGGTGGAGGTGGTTTTGGTG GTGGTGGCAGCTCAAGAGGAAGAAGGCAGAAGCAAGGTGAAGATGTAGTGCACCCTCTGAAGGTTTCCTTGGAGGATTTGTACAATGGAACTTCCAAGAAACTCTCTCTTTCTAGAAACATTTTGTGTGCCAAATGTAAAGG GAAAGGCTCAAAGAGTGGAGCCTCTGGGACATGCCGTGGCTGCCAAGGTACTGGAATGAAAGTTTCAATCCGACAGATTGGAATGGGCATGATCCAACAAATGCAACATGTGTGTCCTGAATGCAGAGGCTCAG GTGAGCTAATTAGTGAGAAGGATAAATGCCCTCATTGCAGAGGGAATAAGGTAACACAGGAAAAGAGGGTGCTGGAAGTGCATGTTGAAAGGGGAATGCGACATGACCAGAAGATAGTTTTTGAAGGTCAAGCTGATGAAGCT CCTGACACAATTACAGGggatattgtttttgtattgcaACTGAAAGAGCACTCCAAGTTTGAACGGAAAATGGACGATCTCTTTGTGGAACACTCTGTCAGTTTAACAGAGGCTCTTTGCGGGTATCAATTTGCCCTTACCCATCTCGATGGTCGGCAGCTTCTTATTAAATCAAATCCTGGGGAGATCGTAAAACCTG GTCAATACAAAGCAATTAATGATGAAGGAATGCCACATCATAATAGGCCCTTCATGAAGGGCAAGCTCTATATCCATTTTAATGTGGTGTTCCCCGAATCGGGGACTCTAACCCCTGAGCAGTGCCATACTTTAGAGACTATATTACCCCCAAGGCAAAGCAAAAACTTGTCAGAGATGGAGTTGGATAATTGCGAAGAGACAATTATGCATGATGTCAATATGGAGGAGGAGAAAAGGCAGAAACAGCAGCAGCGCCAGCAGCAGGAGGCATatgatgaggatgatgatgaagaagaatcaCCTATGCCCCGAGTGCAGTGTGCCCAGCAGTAA